In a single window of the Streptomyces sp. NBC_00094 genome:
- a CDS encoding FAD-binding dehydrogenase, giving the protein MSYDADVIVIGAGLAGLVATAELVEAGRTVILLDQEPEQSLGGQAHWSFGGLFLVDSPEQRRMRVKDSHALALQDWYGTAGFDRTEDHWPRKWAEAYVDFAAGEKRSWLHARGVRFFPVVGWAERGGYDANGHGNSVPRFHITWGTGPGLVAPFEQRVREGVARGLVQLRFRHRVTALGRTAGAVDTVTGEILEPSTAERGTASTRTPTGTFELRAQAVIVTSGGIGGNHDLVREQWPARLGTPPARMLSGVPAHVDGLMLGVAEKAGAHHINRDRMWHYTEGIENWNPIWARHGIRILPGPSSLWLDATGKRLPVPLFPGFDTLGTLEHIMRTGHDHTWFVLDKRIIGKEFALSGSEQNPDLTGKSVRDVIGRARADVPAPVQAFMDRGVDFVVENDLSALVRGMNALTEEPLIDEEALRREITARDREIANPFTKDLQVTAIRGARKYLGDKLIRTAAPHRILDPKAGPLIAVRLNILTRKSLGGLETDLSSRVLTESGEPLEGVYAAGEAAGFGGGGVHGYRSLEGTFLGGCIFSGRAAGRAAAQATG; this is encoded by the coding sequence ATGTCCTACGACGCTGATGTGATCGTGATCGGGGCCGGCCTCGCCGGGCTCGTCGCCACCGCCGAGCTGGTCGAAGCCGGCCGTACCGTGATCCTCCTCGACCAGGAGCCCGAGCAGTCGCTCGGCGGCCAGGCCCACTGGTCCTTCGGCGGCCTCTTCCTCGTCGACTCGCCCGAGCAGCGCCGGATGCGCGTCAAGGACAGCCACGCCCTCGCCCTCCAGGACTGGTACGGCACCGCCGGCTTCGACCGGACCGAGGACCACTGGCCGAGGAAGTGGGCCGAGGCGTACGTCGACTTCGCCGCCGGCGAGAAGCGCTCCTGGCTCCACGCGCGCGGGGTCCGGTTCTTCCCGGTCGTCGGCTGGGCCGAGCGCGGCGGATACGACGCCAACGGCCACGGCAACTCCGTACCCCGTTTCCACATCACCTGGGGTACGGGCCCGGGCCTCGTCGCCCCCTTCGAGCAGCGTGTGCGCGAGGGCGTCGCCCGCGGCCTCGTCCAGCTCCGCTTCCGTCACCGCGTCACCGCCCTCGGCCGCACCGCCGGAGCCGTCGACACCGTCACGGGCGAGATCCTGGAACCCTCCACCGCCGAGCGGGGGACGGCCAGCACCCGCACGCCCACCGGCACCTTCGAACTGCGGGCCCAGGCCGTGATCGTCACCTCCGGCGGCATCGGCGGCAACCACGACCTCGTACGCGAGCAGTGGCCCGCCCGCCTCGGCACCCCGCCCGCCAGGATGCTCTCCGGCGTCCCCGCCCACGTCGACGGCCTGATGCTCGGCGTCGCGGAGAAGGCCGGCGCTCACCACATCAACCGGGACCGGATGTGGCACTACACCGAGGGCATCGAGAACTGGAACCCGATCTGGGCCCGGCACGGCATCCGCATCCTGCCCGGCCCGTCCTCGCTCTGGCTCGACGCGACCGGCAAGCGCCTGCCCGTCCCGCTCTTCCCCGGCTTCGACACCCTCGGCACGCTCGAACACATCATGCGGACCGGCCACGACCACACCTGGTTCGTCCTCGACAAGCGGATCATCGGCAAGGAGTTCGCCCTCTCCGGCTCCGAACAGAACCCCGACCTCACCGGCAAGTCCGTCCGCGACGTGATCGGCCGCGCCCGCGCCGACGTCCCCGCACCGGTCCAGGCCTTCATGGACCGGGGCGTCGACTTCGTCGTCGAGAACGACCTCTCCGCGCTCGTCCGCGGCATGAACGCGCTCACCGAGGAGCCGCTCATCGACGAGGAGGCCCTCCGCCGGGAGATCACCGCCCGCGACCGCGAGATCGCCAACCCCTTCACGAAGGACCTCCAGGTCACGGCGATCCGGGGCGCCCGCAAGTACCTGGGCGACAAGCTCATCCGTACGGCGGCCCCGCACCGCATCCTCGACCCCAAGGCGGGCCCGCTGATCGCCGTCCGCCTCAACATCCTCACCCGCAAGTCACTCGGCGGGCTGGAGACGGACCTCTCCTCCCGGGTTCTGACGGAGAGCGGGGAACCGCTGGAGGGCGTGTACGC
- a CDS encoding TetR/AcrR family transcriptional regulator, translated as MARTSGPETRDKLIRAAEELFAAQGVDGAQLRDVVALAGQANPSAVQYHFGSRAGLLDAVMAGRQARTREVLAPLLDAAGDDLKELVAALVTAEASELRTDRGRRCLRISAQLSHESGIRTRTPHPTLAGTVYWHLIERLADRLAAGGLPEPLLLERLDLTLTVVGAAMADRARQYLDGAEPLTGEALFLADLVEMTTALLRAAQPRSV; from the coding sequence ATGGCAAGGACGTCGGGGCCCGAGACCCGGGACAAACTGATCCGTGCGGCGGAGGAGCTCTTCGCCGCCCAGGGCGTCGACGGCGCGCAGCTGCGGGACGTCGTGGCACTGGCCGGGCAGGCCAACCCCTCCGCGGTGCAGTACCACTTCGGCTCACGCGCCGGGCTGCTCGACGCGGTCATGGCCGGCCGCCAGGCCCGTACGCGCGAGGTGCTCGCACCGCTGCTCGACGCGGCCGGCGACGACCTGAAGGAGCTCGTCGCCGCCCTCGTCACGGCCGAGGCGAGCGAGTTGCGCACCGACCGGGGCCGCCGCTGTCTGCGGATCTCCGCGCAGCTCAGCCACGAGAGCGGGATCCGCACCCGCACCCCGCACCCCACGCTCGCCGGCACCGTCTACTGGCACCTGATCGAGCGGCTGGCGGACCGCCTCGCCGCCGGCGGCCTGCCCGAGCCCCTGCTCCTGGAGCGCCTCGATCTGACGCTGACCGTGGTGGGCGCGGCCATGGCGGACCGGGCCCGGCAGTACCTCGACGGCGCCGAACCCCTCACCGGCGAGGCCCTCTTCCTCGCCGACCTGGTCGAGATGACCACCGCGCTTCTCCGGGCCGCACAGCCCCGGAGCGTCTGA
- a CDS encoding glucose 1-dehydrogenase, which produces MNDLTGKTVLITGGARGLGAEAARQAVSAGANVVITDVLDEDGKATADALGERARFLHHDVTSEEGWAAAVAYAVAEFGGLHGLVNNAGISTGAFLETESVEHFRKVLDINLTGVFIGMKAAIPAMKEAGGGSIVNISSAAGLMGLALTAGYGASKWGVRGLTKIGAVELGTARIRVNSVHPGMTYTPMTASVGIERGEGKYPNTPMGRVGEADEIAGAVVFLLSDAASYVTGAELAVDGGWTTGPTVKYVMGQ; this is translated from the coding sequence ATGAACGACCTCACCGGCAAGACCGTGCTCATCACCGGCGGCGCGCGCGGCCTGGGCGCCGAGGCCGCCCGGCAGGCCGTGTCCGCCGGGGCCAACGTCGTGATCACCGACGTGCTGGACGAGGACGGCAAGGCGACCGCCGACGCGCTCGGCGAGCGGGCGCGCTTCCTCCACCACGACGTGACCTCCGAGGAGGGCTGGGCGGCGGCCGTCGCGTACGCCGTGGCGGAGTTCGGCGGCCTGCACGGCCTGGTGAACAACGCGGGCATCTCCACCGGCGCCTTCCTGGAGACCGAGTCCGTCGAGCACTTCCGCAAGGTCCTGGACATCAACCTGACCGGTGTCTTCATCGGCATGAAGGCCGCGATCCCCGCGATGAAGGAGGCGGGTGGCGGTTCGATCGTCAACATCTCCTCGGCCGCGGGCCTGATGGGCCTGGCCCTGACCGCCGGCTACGGCGCCTCCAAGTGGGGCGTGCGCGGGCTGACGAAGATCGGTGCGGTGGAGCTCGGCACGGCGAGGATCCGGGTCAACTCCGTCCACCCGGGCATGACGTACACCCCGATGACGGCCTCCGTCGGCATCGAGCGCGGCGAGGGCAAGTACCCGAACACGCCGATGGGCCGGGTCGGCGAGGCCGACGAGATCGCGGGCGCGGTCGTCTTCCTGCTGTCGGACGCCGCCTCGTACGTGACGGGTGCGGAGCTGGCCGTGGACGGCGGCTGGACCACCGGTCCGACGGTCAAGTACGTCATGGGGCAGTGA
- a CDS encoding NUDIX hydrolase: protein MSAAEEIHDVVDEHDRVIGQAPRGEVYARGLIHRCVFVRVRDAEGRTFVHRRTADKLLFPSLYDLFVGGVLGAGESYDEAALREAEEELGVSGLPRPEPVLKFLYDSGGVAGKWWSAVYEVRCDLPVNPQAEEVAWHDFLTEEELAARLGEWEWVPDGLAAYELLRAHGTDGASG, encoded by the coding sequence ATGAGTGCCGCTGAAGAGATCCACGACGTCGTCGACGAGCACGACCGGGTGATCGGCCAGGCCCCACGCGGTGAGGTGTACGCGCGGGGCCTGATCCATCGCTGCGTCTTCGTCCGGGTCCGGGACGCCGAGGGCCGGACCTTCGTCCATCGCAGGACCGCGGACAAGCTGCTCTTCCCCTCCCTGTACGACCTGTTCGTCGGCGGGGTCCTCGGCGCGGGCGAGTCCTACGACGAGGCCGCCCTCCGCGAGGCCGAGGAGGAGCTGGGGGTCTCCGGACTGCCCCGGCCCGAGCCGGTGCTGAAGTTCCTGTACGACTCCGGGGGCGTGGCCGGGAAGTGGTGGTCGGCGGTGTACGAGGTCCGCTGCGACCTGCCGGTGAACCCGCAGGCGGAGGAGGTCGCCTGGCACGACTTCCTGACGGAGGAGGAGCTGGCCGCCCGGCTCGGCGAGTGGGAGTGGGTGCCTGACGGCTTGGCCGCGTACGAGCTGCTGCGGGCGCACGGGACGGATGGCGCGAGCGGGTGA
- a CDS encoding YidH family protein: MSDFVQSLRLWFAPQRIREEGETPDYRFSLANERTFLAWIRTALALVAGGFAVDQFLPDLRWGVRIGLALALLASGVLCALRAVNHWVRCERAMRRGEDLPTSRFPAVLSLAVAVVALAMVVVVLFGWTGR; encoded by the coding sequence GTGAGCGATTTCGTGCAGAGCCTGCGGCTGTGGTTCGCGCCGCAGCGGATCCGGGAAGAGGGAGAGACGCCGGACTACCGCTTCTCCCTGGCCAACGAGCGGACCTTCCTGGCCTGGATCCGTACCGCTCTCGCCCTCGTCGCCGGCGGTTTCGCCGTCGACCAGTTCCTGCCGGACCTGCGCTGGGGCGTTCGGATCGGGCTCGCGCTCGCGCTGCTCGCCTCCGGCGTGCTGTGCGCGCTGCGGGCGGTCAACCACTGGGTGCGCTGCGAGCGGGCGATGCGGCGCGGTGAGGACCTGCCCACGTCCCGGTTCCCGGCGGTGCTGAGCCTCGCGGTGGCCGTGGTGGCGCTCGCGATGGTGGTGGTCGTGCTCTTCGGCTGGACGGGTCGGTGA
- a CDS encoding DUF202 domain-containing protein — translation MTEARGAGADGREAGRAGTPDPEVRDPGLQPERTRLAWRRTTLSWTVVAVLAVKLALHDDTTATGLTALALSALVWIGFLAVAHRRIRSLSTARPRPLSHRGALLAAGCTIALAACGAAMIW, via the coding sequence GTGACCGAGGCCCGTGGCGCCGGGGCCGACGGTCGGGAGGCCGGCCGTGCCGGGACCCCCGACCCGGAGGTCCGCGATCCCGGGCTCCAGCCGGAGCGGACGCGGCTCGCGTGGCGGCGTACGACCCTGTCGTGGACGGTCGTGGCGGTCCTCGCCGTGAAACTGGCCCTCCACGACGACACCACGGCGACGGGGCTGACCGCACTCGCGCTGTCGGCACTGGTCTGGATCGGCTTCCTCGCCGTCGCCCACCGCCGGATCCGCTCCCTGAGCACCGCGCGGCCACGCCCCCTCTCCCACCGGGGCGCGCTGCTCGCGGCGGGATGCACGATCGCGCTGGCCGCCTGCGGGGCGGCGATGATCTGGTGA
- a CDS encoding NADP-dependent oxidoreductase, with product MKAISYRRYGGPEVLEYGELPDPKVGPDAVLVEVRAASVNPVDWKCQAGYLDGMMDAVFPVIPGWDVSGVVVRPGVSVTEFAVGDEVMGYVREDFLSRGTFAELVAAPVRTLARKPRTLGFDEAAALPLVGLTAYQVLHHALAVRPGETVLVHAAAGGVGSMAVQIARHLGCRVIGAARDAGQARVAELGAEPVRYDELTFAEQLRALAPQGVDAVLDTIGGPFLRLSADLLAPGGRLASIADGEVLALGGRYFWVRPDAADLAALADLVDEGVLTVRVAATFPLERAADAQRANAEGGLNGKVVVTVP from the coding sequence ATGAAGGCGATCAGCTACCGCCGGTACGGCGGCCCCGAGGTCCTGGAGTACGGCGAGCTGCCCGACCCGAAGGTCGGGCCGGACGCGGTCCTGGTCGAGGTGCGGGCGGCCTCCGTCAATCCCGTCGACTGGAAGTGCCAGGCCGGATACCTCGACGGCATGATGGACGCGGTCTTCCCGGTCATCCCCGGCTGGGACGTCTCCGGGGTCGTCGTCAGGCCCGGCGTCTCCGTCACCGAGTTCGCCGTGGGCGACGAGGTCATGGGGTACGTACGCGAGGACTTCCTCTCCCGGGGGACCTTCGCCGAGTTGGTCGCAGCACCCGTCCGCACCCTCGCCCGCAAGCCGCGCACCCTGGGCTTCGACGAGGCCGCCGCCCTGCCCCTCGTCGGCCTCACCGCCTACCAGGTGCTCCACCACGCCCTCGCGGTCCGCCCCGGCGAGACCGTCCTCGTGCACGCGGCGGCCGGCGGGGTCGGCTCGATGGCGGTGCAGATCGCCCGCCACCTCGGCTGCCGGGTCATCGGCGCGGCGCGGGACGCCGGGCAGGCGAGGGTGGCGGAGCTCGGCGCCGAGCCCGTCCGCTACGACGAGCTCACGTTCGCCGAGCAGCTCAGGGCCCTCGCGCCGCAGGGCGTGGACGCCGTCCTCGACACGATCGGCGGCCCGTTCCTGCGGCTCTCCGCCGACCTGCTCGCCCCGGGCGGCCGCCTCGCCTCGATCGCCGACGGCGAGGTCCTCGCCCTCGGAGGCCGCTACTTCTGGGTCCGCCCGGACGCCGCCGACCTCGCGGCCCTCGCGGACCTGGTCGACGAGGGCGTCCTCACGGTACGGGTGGCCGCTACGTTCCCCCTGGAGCGGGCGGCCGACGCCCAGCGCGCAAACGCCGAGGGCGGACTGAACGGCAAGGTCGTCGTCACCGTCCCCTGA
- a CDS encoding MBL fold metallo-hydrolase encodes MSATDPYVVELAPNVHAFVQPDGGWCLNNAGFLGDARESLLVDTAATERRARLLRDAVLAEGLPLPRTIVTTHHHGDHTYGNGVFLPEARIVGHENCRTEQLAAGHQLHLLWPQTDFGQVDILPPSVTYRERLTLYVGEIEVRVIHPGAAHTTGDSIVHLPEQGVVFTGDLVFHGGTPFLPMGSLAGSLRALDLLRSLDAPTVVPGHGRVTDPSAYDTTERYLLWVRELAAEGYAKGATPLETARGAELGEFAAWQESERLVANLHRAYAELEGLPEGAPLNPVTVFGDMAAMNGGVPVACHA; translated from the coding sequence TTGTCTGCCACCGATCCCTATGTGGTCGAACTCGCGCCGAACGTCCATGCCTTCGTCCAGCCCGACGGCGGCTGGTGTCTGAACAACGCCGGGTTCCTCGGCGACGCCCGCGAGTCGCTCCTCGTCGACACGGCCGCGACCGAGCGGCGGGCGCGGCTGCTGCGCGACGCGGTGCTTGCCGAGGGGCTGCCGCTGCCCCGGACCATCGTCACGACGCACCACCACGGCGACCACACCTACGGCAACGGGGTGTTCCTGCCGGAGGCGCGGATCGTCGGGCACGAGAACTGCCGGACCGAGCAGCTCGCCGCCGGCCACCAGCTCCATCTGCTGTGGCCGCAGACCGACTTCGGTCAGGTCGACATCCTGCCGCCGTCCGTCACGTACCGCGAGCGGCTGACGCTGTACGTCGGCGAGATCGAGGTGCGGGTGATCCACCCGGGCGCCGCGCACACGACCGGCGACTCGATCGTGCACCTCCCGGAGCAGGGCGTGGTCTTCACCGGCGACCTCGTCTTCCACGGCGGGACGCCCTTCCTCCCGATGGGGTCGCTCGCCGGTTCGCTGCGCGCGCTCGATCTGCTGCGCTCGCTCGACGCGCCGACGGTGGTGCCGGGGCACGGCCGGGTGACCGACCCCTCCGCGTACGACACGACGGAGCGGTACCTGCTCTGGGTGCGGGAGCTGGCCGCCGAGGGGTACGCGAAGGGGGCGACGCCGCTGGAGACGGCGCGCGGCGCGGAGCTCGGCGAGTTCGCGGCGTGGCAGGAGAGCGAGCGGCTCGTCGCCAACCTGCACCGGGCGTACGCGGAGCTGGAGGGGCTGCCGGAGGGGGCGCCCCTGAATCCGGTGACGGTCTTCGGTGACATGGCGGCCATGAACGGCGGGGTGCCGGTGGCCTGCCACGCCTGA
- a CDS encoding enolase C-terminal domain-like protein — MDAMMKMLVDEVRLTPILISDPPLLNVQGVHQPYTPRLVVEVITRGGVSGLGETYGDGVYLDLARPLAEALVGHPVTDVNGLFALAALGTSTDTGIPLDEGVDAGGLRGVRTADKLRLSVVSAFETACLDALGKTLGLPVHALLGGKVRDTVEYSAYLFHRWAAHPGAGPTDDWGAALDPAGIVAQARRFDRLHGFRSFKLKGGVYEPEREVAAIRALAEEFPGRPLRLDPNGAWSVETSLAVAHELADVLEYLEDPASGTAAMAEIAARTKVPLATNMCVTTFEEVPEAFAKEAVRIVLCDHHYWGGLHRTRELAALCRTYGVGLSMHSNTHLGISLAAMTQVAATLPALHHACDTHYPWQTEDVVTTRPVFREGRLTVSDAPGLGVELDRAALAALHRRWLDDDGTLRERDDAAAMRVADPEWRTPRVPRW, encoded by the coding sequence ATGGATGCGATGATGAAGATGCTCGTCGACGAAGTCCGGCTGACCCCGATCCTCATCTCCGACCCGCCTCTCCTCAACGTCCAGGGCGTCCATCAGCCCTACACGCCCCGACTCGTGGTGGAAGTGATCACCAGGGGAGGAGTGAGCGGCCTCGGGGAGACCTACGGCGACGGCGTCTACCTCGACCTCGCCCGCCCGCTGGCGGAGGCCCTTGTCGGACACCCGGTCACGGACGTGAACGGGCTCTTCGCCCTCGCGGCTCTCGGGACGAGTACGGACACGGGGATCCCCCTGGACGAGGGTGTCGACGCGGGCGGCCTGCGCGGTGTCCGGACCGCCGACAAGCTCCGCCTCTCCGTCGTCTCCGCCTTCGAGACCGCCTGCCTCGACGCGCTCGGCAAGACCCTCGGCCTGCCCGTCCACGCCCTCCTCGGCGGCAAGGTCCGCGACACCGTCGAGTACAGCGCCTACCTCTTCCACCGCTGGGCCGCCCACCCGGGCGCCGGCCCGACGGACGACTGGGGCGCGGCCCTCGATCCCGCCGGGATCGTCGCCCAGGCACGCCGCTTCGACCGCCTCCACGGGTTCCGCTCCTTCAAGCTCAAGGGAGGGGTGTACGAGCCCGAGCGGGAGGTCGCCGCGATCCGCGCGCTCGCCGAGGAGTTCCCCGGCCGCCCGCTCCGCCTCGATCCCAACGGCGCCTGGTCCGTGGAGACCTCACTGGCCGTCGCACACGAGCTCGCGGACGTCCTGGAGTACCTGGAGGACCCGGCGAGCGGCACCGCCGCGATGGCCGAGATCGCCGCCCGTACGAAGGTGCCGCTCGCGACCAACATGTGCGTGACCACCTTCGAGGAGGTCCCCGAGGCCTTCGCGAAGGAGGCCGTACGGATCGTCCTCTGCGACCACCACTACTGGGGCGGCCTCCACCGCACCCGCGAACTGGCCGCGCTCTGCCGCACGTACGGCGTCGGGCTCTCCATGCACTCCAACACCCACCTGGGCATCAGCCTCGCCGCCATGACCCAGGTCGCCGCCACCCTGCCCGCACTCCACCACGCCTGCGACACCCACTACCCCTGGCAGACCGAGGACGTCGTCACCACCCGTCCCGTCTTCCGCGAGGGCCGGCTGACCGTCTCCGACGCCCCCGGCCTCGGTGTCGAGCTCGACCGGGCCGCGCTCGCCGCCCTGCACCGCCGCTGGCTCGACGACGACGGCACGCTGCGGGAGCGCGACGACGCGGCGGCGATGCGCGTCGCGGACCCGGAGTGGCGCACCCCCCGGGTCCCGCGCTGGTGA
- a CDS encoding phosphotransferase family protein produces the protein MSSAPPPGLDPEELRRYLDRERPGLVSGPLEARLIEGGRSNLTYVVTDGTGRWVVRRPPLGHVLATAHDMRREHRVISALHATDVPVPETLLLCEDESVLGSPFYVMEFVDGTPFRSARELSPLGPERTRAAVLGLVDTLVDLHAVDPAAAGLGDFGRPEGFLDRQLRRWGKQLDASRGRELPGIAELHAALGRALPASPPPTVIHGDYRLDNVLIGEDDRIRAVLDWEMSTLGDPLTDLGLLVMYSTPLDLPDSPISTTATAAGHPSAAELVERYAARSGRDTSALAWYTAFAWFKLAVILEGIHYRWTLGQTVGAGFDRIGELVPVFIEHGLTTLQEG, from the coding sequence ATGAGTTCCGCCCCGCCACCAGGTCTCGACCCCGAAGAGCTGCGCCGGTACCTCGACCGCGAGCGGCCCGGCCTGGTGTCCGGCCCCCTCGAAGCCCGGCTGATCGAGGGCGGCCGGTCGAACCTGACCTACGTCGTGACCGACGGCACCGGCCGCTGGGTCGTCCGGCGCCCCCCGCTCGGCCACGTCCTCGCCACCGCGCACGACATGCGGCGCGAGCACCGCGTCATCAGCGCCCTGCACGCGACGGACGTGCCCGTGCCGGAGACGCTGCTGCTCTGCGAGGACGAGTCCGTCCTCGGATCGCCCTTCTACGTCATGGAGTTCGTCGACGGGACGCCGTTCCGCTCGGCCCGGGAGCTCTCGCCGCTCGGCCCCGAGCGCACCCGCGCCGCCGTCCTCGGCCTGGTCGACACCCTCGTCGACCTGCACGCCGTCGACCCGGCGGCGGCGGGGCTCGGGGACTTCGGCCGCCCCGAGGGCTTCCTCGACCGGCAGCTGCGCCGCTGGGGCAAGCAGCTCGACGCCTCGCGCGGCCGCGAGCTGCCGGGGATCGCGGAGCTGCACGCGGCCCTCGGCCGGGCGCTGCCCGCCTCTCCCCCGCCGACCGTCATCCACGGCGACTACCGCCTCGACAACGTCCTCATCGGCGAGGACGACCGCATCCGGGCCGTCCTCGACTGGGAGATGTCCACACTCGGCGACCCGCTCACCGACCTCGGCCTCCTCGTCATGTACAGCACGCCGCTGGACCTGCCGGACTCCCCCATCTCCACGACCGCCACGGCCGCCGGGCACCCGAGCGCCGCCGAACTGGTCGAGCGCTACGCGGCCCGCTCGGGCCGGGACACCTCCGCCCTCGCCTGGTACACGGCCTTCGCCTGGTTCAAGCTCGCCGTGATCCTGGAGGGCATCCACTACCGCTGGACCCTCGGACAGACGGTCGGCGCCGGCTTCGACCGCATCGGCGAACTCGTCCCCGTCTTCATCGAGCACGGCCTGACCACCCTTCAGGAGGGCTGA
- a CDS encoding acyl-CoA dehydrogenase family protein produces the protein MDFAYDARTEELRARLLAFMDEHVYPAEAVAEEQRALLASPWDTPAVVGELKAEARRQGLWNLFLPDAEYGAGLTNLQYAPLAEITGRSPHLAPTALNCAAPDTGNMELLAQFGDEAQKKQWLEPLLAGEIRSAFAMTEPEVASSDATNIETRIRRDGDSYVIDGRKWYISGAMNPDCAVFIVMGKTDPDEPDLRRQQSMILVPRDTPGVEVRRAMQVYGYEDHSHGGHAEVVFDNVRVPASHLIGEEGGGFAIAQARLGPGRIHHCMRLIGMAERAVELMCRRAVSRTAFGKPLAQQGVVQNWIADARVTIEQLRLLVLKTAWLMDTVGNRGAHTEIQAIKIATPRAVVDILDKAVQAHGAGGVSQDFPLAELWAAARTLRLADGPDEVHQRSLARRELKKYL, from the coding sequence ATGGACTTCGCCTACGACGCACGCACCGAGGAGCTCCGCGCGCGACTCCTCGCCTTCATGGACGAGCACGTGTACCCGGCCGAGGCCGTCGCCGAGGAGCAGCGCGCGCTGCTCGCCTCCCCCTGGGACACCCCGGCGGTGGTCGGGGAGCTCAAGGCCGAGGCCAGGCGGCAGGGCCTGTGGAACCTCTTCCTTCCGGACGCCGAGTACGGGGCGGGGCTGACCAACCTCCAGTACGCGCCGCTCGCCGAGATCACCGGCCGCAGCCCGCACCTGGCCCCCACCGCCCTCAACTGCGCCGCCCCGGACACCGGGAACATGGAGCTGCTCGCCCAGTTCGGCGACGAGGCGCAGAAGAAGCAGTGGCTGGAGCCGCTGCTCGCGGGCGAGATCCGCTCGGCCTTCGCGATGACCGAGCCCGAGGTCGCCTCCTCCGACGCGACCAACATCGAGACCCGGATCCGGCGGGACGGCGACTCTTACGTCATCGACGGGCGCAAGTGGTACATCTCCGGCGCCATGAACCCCGACTGCGCCGTCTTCATCGTCATGGGCAAGACCGATCCGGACGAGCCGGACCTCCGCCGCCAGCAGTCGATGATCCTCGTGCCCCGCGACACCCCCGGCGTCGAGGTGCGGCGCGCGATGCAGGTCTACGGGTACGAGGACCACTCCCACGGCGGCCACGCCGAGGTGGTCTTCGACAACGTCCGCGTCCCCGCCTCGCACCTCATCGGCGAGGAGGGCGGCGGCTTCGCCATCGCGCAGGCCCGGCTCGGCCCCGGCCGCATCCACCACTGCATGCGGCTCATCGGCATGGCGGAGCGGGCCGTCGAGCTGATGTGCCGGCGGGCCGTCAGCCGTACGGCCTTCGGAAAGCCGCTCGCCCAGCAGGGCGTCGTACAGAACTGGATCGCGGACGCCCGCGTGACGATCGAGCAGCTGCGGCTCCTCGTCCTCAAGACGGCCTGGCTCATGGACACCGTCGGCAACCGGGGCGCGCACACCGAGATCCAGGCCATCAAGATCGCGACCCCGCGCGCGGTCGTCGACATCCTCGACAAGGCCGTGCAGGCACACGGGGCGGGCGGGGTCTCGCAGGACTTCCCGCTGGCCGAACTGTGGGCCGCGGCGCGGACGCTGCGGCTCGCCGACGGGCCGGACGAGGTGCACCAGCGGTCGCTGGCGCGCCGGGAGCTGAAGAAGTACCTGTAG